The following coding sequences are from one Camarhynchus parvulus chromosome 1, STF_HiC, whole genome shotgun sequence window:
- the SLITRK6 gene encoding SLIT and NTRK-like protein 6: MKLWIFVLCSIVVASDPFQSQPSFSSVRGSCQSLCSCEEKDDTMIINCDKRDIKMISEINVPPSRPFHLNLLNNGLSMLHVNDFAGLVNAISLHLGFNNIADIEPGAFNGLSLLKQLHINHNSLETLKEDTFNGLENLEFLQADNNFITVIEASAFSKLNRLKVLILNDNAIEYLPPNIFRFVPLTHLDLRGNQLQTLPYVGFLEHIGRILDLQLEDNKWACNCDLLQLKIWLENMPPQSIIGDVVCNSPSVIKGSILSRLKKESLCPTHPVNELEDPSGSLPLVVTTSINDNHLSTKVIPLLKAPTKEPSLVLHTSKPTTFPGISCPVPCHCTSHMLSGVLMHCQERNIESLSDLGPPPPNPKKLILAGNIIQTLLKSDLVDYTSLEMLHLGNNRIEILEEGSFMNLTRLQKLYLNGNHLTKLSQNLFLGLQHLEYLYLEYNAIKEVLPGTFNVMPKLKVLYLNNNLLQALPPHIFSGVPLTRLNLKTNQFAHLPVSNVLDELDMLVQIELEDNPWDCTCDSVGLQKWIQKLSKNTMMGDIFCKSPGHLAKKELKSLKSEVLCPGLINSPALPTHASFVVVTTSSPTANTADTILRSLTDAVPLSVLILGLLIVFITIVFCAAGIVVLVLHRRRRCKKKQVDEQVRDSSPVHLQYSMYGHKTTHHTTERPAATLYEQRIVTPMVQVYHSPSFSPKHTEQQQEEGSEKEANDSKYLRRSLLERENSSPLTGPNVKYKATDQSAEFLSFQDASCLYRNILEKERELQQLGITEYLRKNIVQLQPDMEVRYPGTHEELKLMETLMYSRPRKVFLEQTKNEYFELKANLHAEPDYLEVLEQQT; encoded by the coding sequence ATGAAGCTTTGGATTTTTGTTCTATGCTCAATTGTGGTTGCATCTGATCCTTTCCAGTCACagccttctttttcttcagtcagAGGATCTTGTCAGAGTCTGTGTTCCTGTGAAGAAAAGGATGACACCATGATTATCAACTGTGACAAAAGAGACATCAAGATGATATCAGAAATAAATGTCCCACCATCACGGCCTTTCCATCTTAATCTGTTAAACAATGGTTTGAGTATGTTACATGTGAATGATTTTGCTGGCCTTGTTAATGCTATTTCTCTGCATCTTGGTTTTAACAATATAGCAGATATTGAGCCTGGGGCTTTCAATGGTCTCAGCCTTCTTAAACAACTTCATATCAATCACAATTCTTTGGAAACACTTAAAGAAGATACGTTTAATGGATTGGAAAATTTGGAGTTTCTTCAAGCAGACAACAATTTCATCACAGTGATTGAAGCAAGTGCCTTTAGCAAGCTCAACAGGCTTAAAGTGCTTATTTTGAATGACAATGCCATTGAGTATCTTCCTCCAAACATATTTCGCTTTGTGCCATTGACCCATTTAGATCTGCGTGGAAACCAGTTACAGACACTGCCCTATGTTGGCTTTTTGGAACACATTGGAAGAATACTAGACCTTCAGCTGGAAGACAATAAATGGGCCTGTAACTGTGATTTGTTGCAGCTGAAGATATGGCTAGAAAACATGCCTCCTCAGTCCATAATAGGTGATGTTGTATGCAATAGCCCTTCAGTTATCAAAGGCAGCATATTAAGCCGGCTGAAAAAAGAATCTCTTTGTCCCACCCATCCTGTTAATGAACTTGAAGATCCTTCAGGGTCACTGCCCTTGGTTGTAACCACCTCTATCAATGATAATCATCTATCAACTAAGGTGATTCCTCTCCTGAAAGCTCCTACTAAAGAACCAAGTTTAGTGCTTCATACTTCCAAGCCTACTACATTTCCAGGAatctcttgtcctgtcccttgtcaCTGCACCAGCCATATGCTCTCAGGAGTTCTTATGCACTGCCAGGAGCGAAATATTGAAAGCTTGTCTGATTTAGGACCCCCTCCTCCAAATCCTAAAAAGCTTATCCTAGCTGGAAACATTATTCAGACGTTATTGAAATCAGATCTTGTGGACTATACCAGCCTGGAAATGCTTCACCTGGGGAACAATCGCATTGAGATCCTTGAGGAAGGTTCTTTTATGAATCTGACCAGACTACAGAAACTATATCTCAATGGCAATCATCTTACAAAGCTAAGTCAAAATCTCTTCCTTGGCCTTCAGCACCTTGAGTACCTGTATCTTGAATATAATGCCATCAAAGAAGTTTTGCCAGGGACATTTAATGTAATGCCAAAACTGAAAGTTCTCTACCTAAATAACAACCTTCTGCAGGCTTTGCCACCCCATATCTTTTCAGGTGTTCCCCTCACCAGACTAAATCTGAAAACAAACCAATTTGCTCATTTGCCTGTAAGCAATGTCTTGGATGAACTGGATATGCTGGTACAAATTGAACTTGAAGACAACCCTTGGGACTGTACTTGTGATTCAGTTGGACTGCAAAAATGGATACAAAAATTGAGTAAGAATACCATGATGGGTGATATTTTTTGTAAATCTCCTGGGCACTTAgcaaaaaaagaattgaaatcCCTAAAGAGTGAAGTCTTGTGTCCAGGTTTAATAAACAGCCCTGCCCTACCAACCCATGCCAGTTTTGTAGTTGTGACAACTTCTTCTCCTACTGCCAACACCGCAGACACCATCCTGCGGTCCCTTACAGATGCTGTCCCACTTTCTGTTCTAATATTAGGACTGCTCATTGTGTTTATAACTATTGTGTTTTGTGCAGCAGGAATAGTTGTTCTTGTTCTGCACCGGCGTAGGAGATGCAAAAAGAAGCAAGTGGATGAACAAGTGAGGGACAGCAGCCCTGTTCACCTTCAGTACAGCATGTATGGGCATAAGACAACGCACCACACCACGGAGCGTCCAGCTGCCACTCTCTATGAGCAACGAATAGTTACCCCCATGGTTCAGGTTTACCACAGCCCATCCTTCAGCCCCAAgcacactgagcagcagcaggaggagggaagtgAGAAGGAAGCTAATGATTCCAAATACCTTCGCCGAAGTCTCCTGGAAAGAGAGAACAGTTCGCCACTTACAGGTCCAAATGTCAAATACAAGGCTACAGATCAATCTGctgaatttctgtcttttcaggATGCTAGCTGCTTGTATAGAAACATTcttgaaaaagagagagagctgCAGCAACTAGGGATCACAGAATAcctaagaaaaaatattgtccagctccagcctgacaTGGAAGTTCGTTATCCTGGAACACATGAAGAGTTGAAGCTGATGGAGACACTCATGTACTCCAGGCCAAGAAAGGTTTTTCTAGAACAAACTAAAAATGAGTATTTTGAGCTCAAGGCTAATTTACATGCTGAGCCTGACTATCTGGAAGTCCTGGAGCAGCAAACGTGA